The following are encoded in a window of Chelonoidis abingdonii isolate Lonesome George unplaced genomic scaffold, CheloAbing_2.0 scaffold0950, whole genome shotgun sequence genomic DNA:
- the LOC116835427 gene encoding 116 kDa U5 small nuclear ribonucleoprotein component-like: MLTFWPLFQIVPGDPLDKSIVIRPLEPQPAPHLAREFMIKTRRRKGLSEDVSISKFFDDPMLLELAKQDVVLNYPM; this comes from the exons ATGCTGACTTTCTGGCCCTTGTTTCAGATTGTGCCTGGAGACCCCTTGGACAAGAGTATCGTCATCCGGCCCTTGGAGCCCCAGCCGGCACCTCACCTGGCCAGAGAGTTCATGATCAAGACCAGGCGCAGAAAG GGCTTGAGCGAGGACGTGAGCATCAGCAAATTCTTCGACGACCCTATGTTGCTGGAGCTGGCCAAGCAGGATGTTGTTCTGAACTACCCCATGTGA